In Phaseolus vulgaris cultivar G19833 chromosome 3, P. vulgaris v2.0, whole genome shotgun sequence, the sequence CTTTCTAAAGCCATAATTTAAGCTTAGCTACTACAATCATCCACACGTTTCTCCTTTTTCACACTAATTCTTCTAACCATCATATTCATTTATACATTTTATCTATCTTCGTTCAAAATAATACAATgatttagtttatatttaaattcacaTATCATGGTGAGTGATATCATGCCACTATTATCATGCTTCGTCTTGTCACgtaaattgatataaaaaaaagataatatttCTCTCCTCCTTACAATGTAAGTTCCTAAATTAAACTAGATAATTTATttacaaagaaagaaaaaaaatcatatttagcTAGCaacactttcattttttatagtCAAATgggaaagttgaaaaacaaatagtCAAAGTGAGGTGGTCCACACTACCAAAATCATTCATTATTGCTTTAATATTCTACTGCAGAAAAACGCTCTGTGTACAGTGGCAACCATCCTCTGCTGACCGTCATCTCTTCTTGGAAATGCAGTGTGTACCAACCTGTCTGTCAGCAACTCATAAAgttaattaatttcatattttctctctttcaaaCCGTTCCCTTTCTCCACTTCATTCTCTATGCACAAGCACAAACTAAGTTATCACATTCAGTGTCTTAGATGAAATCTACAAAACAAAGACTAACAAAGTCATGCTGGGTGACTATTGACCAACAACCCCAAACCACACTTAGAATCTTTGAGACAAAAACTCACATGAGTGCCTCTCTTTCTGTTTAGTTCTGGAGAATTTTCCCTCCAGAACTGGAAATGAATTTccttcatctcctccttctgTGTCTGTTGGTTGCACTTTCCAGTTCACACCTGGTTCGTGGAAATGCAGAGCTAAGAGCTCTGATGGACCTCAAAAAATCTCTGGACCCAGAGGACACGCTCCTTGGCTCATGGACCAGTGATGGTGATCCATGCAGTGGTTCGTTCTTGGGGGTTGCGTGCAACCAGCATAACAAAGTGGCCAATATATCATTGCCAGGAAGAGGTCTTTCTGGCCGTGTCTCTCCAGCAGTGGCTGAACTCAGATGCTTGTCAGGTCTATACCTACAATTCAACCGTCTCTCTGGGGACATACCCAGAGAGATTGCAAATCTAAAAGAATTGCTCGACCTCTATCTCAATGTTAATTATCTATCTGGAACTATTCCTCCTGATATCGGGAACATGACTAGCCTCCAAGGTTAGTATATAGTTTTGTGTTAGTTTATCCTTTAGTTTGGTGCATCAAGTTATCTACAGAAAACGAAGCTTCATTGCATATTCTTAAATTCTATTAATTGCTTCGAGTTGAATACCTTTAAAGGGGAAAGGAATTGTATTGGTTTAAATTATGTGAATTATGAGCCGAACACTCTGTCAGTTAAGTTGCGTGACAACTATTATGATATGGATTTGACTTAGTCCAGCTTCCAAGTTGCGTGATCAGAACTGTAAATGTACTTCTGCATTCCATGCTTATTTTTTAGTATGCATTATTCAGTCCACTTGTGTTAAAAGTGAATGAACCTAATTAGTCCCCTTGTAATTGATTTTTAACGATCCTACCAGTACCTGGTATCAAGTTTGAGAGGTTTTAGTTAGAGTGCTTTATGTTAATCCAAATTCCCTTGCTCTTCATTCTTTTAGTGCTGCAGTTAGGCTATAACCAGTTAGAGGGGAAGATACCTAAGGAACTGGGTTCATTGAAGCAGCTTAATGCTATGTCTTTGCAACATAACAAATTAACTGGTCAGATTCCTCTAACCTTGGGTAGCTTGGAGAAGCTAAAGATGCTATATTTGAGCTCTAACAACTTCAATGGCATAATCCCTGCAACACTAGCTGATATTGCAAACTTGGAAGTTCTAGATATTCAAAACAATTCTCTTTCAGGGACTGTTCCTTCTGGTATGCCTTTATTCTTATTTTACTATTCAACTGGTTTTATACATTTGGATGTATACTGATTCtactttaaaatgaaaatgaagcaTTGAAGAGATTAGGGGAAGGATTCAAAGGTGAAAACAACCCAGATCTCTGCGCAGTAGGGTTTTCTACTTTGAAAGCTTGCAACAGTGATAAAATATTAGGCATTGGTCAGATTAGTTCCCCAAATATATCCTTAAATAATAATCCCTCAGTAACTTTGACGAATCCTGCAAATACCCACTCGCAGAGTAACCAGATCCATTGCTCAAAATCAAGAGGGTTTCTTCATCTTGTCATTGCAGCAAGTGTTACAACTACCATAATTACATTCTTAAGCTCTGGAATTTTCATATTTGTCAGATACCGCCGCCAAAGGGAGAGGGTTAGGAACACATCAGATTGTTCTGAAAGCCAACTTAGTCCTTACCTGCCTAAAGATTTCTATAGAAGTTCATCTCCACTTGTTAATCTTGAGAATTATTATAATGGTATGGACTCACCGGCTGATGGTCAAAATGCAAATGGATTATCCCTTGAATATTTGCACCGTTTTAGATTTAATATTGATGAGATAGAATCAGCAACGCAGCACCTTTCTGAGGCCAATCTATTGGGTAAGAGCAAACTCTCAGCAGTCTATAAAGGTGTTCATAGAGACGGTTCTCTTGTGGCTATTAGAAGCATTAGCGTGACTTGCTGCAAAACCGAGGAAGATGAATTTTTGAAGGGGTTGATCCTATTAACCACTCTGAGACATGAAAATATTGTTAAGATGAAAGGTTTCTGTTACTCAAGAAGCAGAGGGGAATGGTATTTTGTCTACGACTTTGCCACCAGGGGTAATCTGTCTCAATATCTTGACAAGGAAGATGGAAGTGACAGTGTACTTGAATGGTCCAAGAGGGTTTCTATCATCAGGGGTATTGCAAAAGGTTCGCTCTTTTCCCTTCTCTCATTTCTGCATCAGATGCTACTCTAGATAGTGTCTACTTTATTTTACAATTAAAGTAATGAAGTTTTAGCAGGGAAACTCGTGCAAACTATCTGAACTCTAGACAAAATTATTAAGTAGTGCAGAATCATCATTGTAATTGCGACTAATTTGCTCATCATGATCTTGATTAATCTGTACATGATATGttatttttctcaaaatctTGGAAAGTCAAACTCAGCCTAATAAATTTGATCTATAAATTTAACCTATCCttataaatttaacttataaaatgttcttatttcTTATATGTGTTCTTCATCATGTTCCAACATTGTAGATAATGACTCAATATTTTCTTGTGTTTGATATTGAGTTTTCCTTTATGAGCAGGAATTGGTTATTTGCACAGCAACGAAGCAAGCAAGCCCACAATAGTACACCAAAACGTTTCAGTTGAAAAGGTTATTCTAGACAATGAATTTAACCCCTTGATCATGGATGCTGGGCTCCCCAAGCTTCTTGCAGATGATGTAGTTTTCTCAGCTCTTAAAGCAAGTGCTGCCATGGGATACCTGGCACCAGAATATATTACTACTGGATGCTTTACTGAGAAGAGTGATATATACGCATTTGGGGTTATTGTCCTTCAACTTCTCTCTGGAAAGGCATTGATAGGGGGTTCAATCCGGGCGGCAGTTGAAGCTTTTAAATTTGAAGATTTTGTTGACACAAATCTGAAGGGAGATTATTCTAAATCTGAAGCTGCAATTCTTTCAAAGCTTGCAATTGGGTGCACCCATGAACTGCCAGAGCAAAGGCCAACCATGGTGGAGGTCATTGAAGAGCTGACCATGCTTTTTGTCCATTCATCATAATCTAAGCACttgttctttctttttcttttgcataCTCATAACATAACTTCTGCCAAATAATTGTTTACTCTGGACATTGATTTTGTTGAAGGATACTCTTTTACTGTAAATCCACAAATCCATGGAAATCCAGTGGTAACTTTAGATGATAGatggtaaaaaaataaatacatacatttttcaatatataaagatcacaataacattttttaatatatgaagatcccaaataatattgttttaatatatgtgAGTTATTTTCATTAGAAATACCTTTATtcagttgattttttttaaataaagacatccaatcttttaatattttaaaatcagtgaTTTTAATCGAAGTATTAGTAGATCATTCCAATTTAAACGctaatttttacataatttaccTACGATGACTTGGGAAAATTACTACatgctaaatttaattttatattgtgAGTAGATCAAatgatttgatttatttataaaataaaaaataaaagggatGAAAATGCAAACCCAAACTTCAATTTTGTTGATTTGTTTCAattctttcatttttcttaatCTAAACCCATCACCACTCTTTGTTCAAAAAAACATTAAGGTAGTGTTTGTTTAGGGGTGGACGGTAGTGGACGATGGATGTCTCAGTCACCCCTTATTTGTATCAGCTGATTAATGAGAGTGCAAGAGGACGGGGGAGTAGATGGCTCGAGGGTGAAGTTTCCTTCTCATAAGTGTAGAGAAAGGAGAGGGAGAAGAAAGAAAGTCACATaggaattatttattttttatctatttttttcttattaatcagaattaataaaatacatgatttgaaattttaggttttataataatataatataataataaaataaataataatattataaatttgttattaatattaataatataaatgtttaaatattaaataaaaataatatgtaaaattaatttataaaataataatgttaattaaaataaattattaataattaaataaatgtattaaataataataatattaataattattattttaattttatattattttattattttatttataattaaaattttacattattttaattaactaaaatgtaCACACACACAAAATTTTATacacaaggataaatttgtaatcttacaatttataccattaaaaataattaaaatatccttacaaccatcacatcattcACCAATTTCTATAAACTTTTCTTAAACATCCAttctaacataccccaatccaagacaacctcaactttcttcacacttccactctcCCACACCCTCAATTTTCCACTCCCTCACatcctctaatccaaacaaagcattatGTGTGAAGATGTCTAAATTATAATTGTCTAATAAAAAACATGAAAGGCCATTTATTGAATTGTGTGTCTAATCACGTAGGATAGTAGGTCGGCCTATCCAACATTTCATCCATAAAATATCGGTTAGGTTGGTCATATTACATAGAAAAtgtgaattaattttttagtcagttttgcataaaataatattttttttaaaattaatgaaaatcatatttaaaattaaaatttgaataatttttttatttcattgttatttattttcttattaatatGAATTAGGTAAATGGTCTCACAATATTATTCTTCAACACATGCATAATAAGATGTtctaattttcaataaaatttaaattttaatcgtactaataaattgattaataaaatattttattaaatatatatatatatatatattaaggtAATACATTTATATACGTGATTActattctaatttaaaaaataatataaatatataataataataataatacatttaaattttattataaaaaatgatgGTCTGACTAGTGTATTTAGCATTTGATGAGTATTGAAACCTAAACAACTATGCATTtcataaagacaaaaaaatattttaaatattaaaaaagcaTTATCAAATGAATTTCGTGAAGGTGTTATGAATTAGGGATTGATggtagtttcttcctgcacctccatgccTTTCTTCTTACACCCCATACctaaaaaaatactcaaattatcCTTTGACATTTTCCATTGAatgttttttcattaattttgaaATGTGGAATTTAGAGACTTCTCGAATTATAGAATCtggaaatttaaatttatgtttcGGATTGTACAATATTGCAGATTGCACAATCCACAATACAATTTTGTATTCCATATTATAGAATTTGgaatataattttagaatttttagaatataaggctgcaagaagaaattatgggagtgcaaaaagaaatttttaaaattttaaaatatatggatTATGTTGGTCAACCCGTCAAGTCCCACAATTGGCCCATACGGATGGGTTATGCAGCACGGTTCTAAGCATACCAATGGATTAAAATAAACAGTCCactatgtgtttttttttagcTGTCTTGAACCGATTTACCATCCTAAAATTAAGTGACCGTTTAGGAGTTTTTATAATTAGATTAATATTTAGTATTTTAGTATTTGAGAGTGTTTGGTGAAATGTAAACAagttttctcatgaaaacttttaatattttaaacaattttctgttacaattaaatttgaattcaaTGCAGAGACTCTGATTTATTAAGTATGGATATTGTTTGATACATTAATGCGATTAACCGCCATGGCAAAGAGATAGCAATCACCCAAGGCACCAACCAATAGAGGATGAAAAACCCTAAACAGAGGGGGAGAGAGAACAGAGAACAGAGAGAGGGAAGAAGTCTGAATTGTGAAACTTAATGGCACAGAAAAACTGATTATTATTGGATCCATAAGAGTATATATATGTACATGTCAAACAGCAAAACACAGAttacaaagagaaaaacaaaagccCAAAAAGGAAGGCCCAAAACAAAAGTGTGCAAAGGTGTGCAGTTATTAATAAAGGGTACAATTATTTTATCagcccccctcaagctgggaatATATGTTTCTCATTCCCAGCTTGGACTGGATCTCTTTGTATATTGTTGGAGCAAGGGGTTTTGTAAGGATATCCGCAATCTGCATAGAGGAAGAGATTGGAAGCAACTTGAGAAGCCCAGCGGTGATCTTGTCTCGGACGATGTGACAGTCAATGTCGATGTGCTTGGTACGCTCATGAAACACTTGATTTGAGGCAATGTCTATAGCAGATTGGTTGTCACAATAGATGGTTGCTGGTTGGATATAGGAAATACCAAGGTCTTGCAGGATATAGGTTAGCCATTGAATCTCGCAGGTGGTTGTGGCTAAGGCTCTATATTCGGCTTCAGAAGAACTTTTGGAAATGGTTTGTTGTTTCTTGGATTTCCATGAGACGAGAGAGTCACCCAAAAAGATGGAGTAACCGGTTACTGATTTTTGGGTTTCAGGACAGGTAGCCCAATCCGAGTCACTGAAACCGCGAAGTTGGAGAGTGTTGTTGCTGTGAAAGAAGATACCGTTTCCAGGGTTGCCTTTCAAGTACTGAAGAAGACGAAAAGAAGCTTGTTGATGGAGATTGGTAGGAGAGGAAATAAATTGGCTGAGGTTGTGGACAGCAAAGGCAATGTCAGGCCGTGTGTTGGTTAGGTATATGAGCTTGCCAATGAGTCTTCTATATTCAGAGGTTTCAATGTCATTGAGTCGTGTGCCAACGGAGGAGGAAAGCCGAGATGAGTGAACCATGGGTGTAGGCATAGGAACAGAATTGATCATGCCGGTTTCATGAAGAAGGTCCAATACGTATTTTCGTTGACAGATGTGGAGCCCTTGGCTGTTTCTGGCCACCTCCAGGCCCAGAAAATAGGTGAGGTCTCCTAGGTTTTTGATCTTGAATTGAGTGTCCAGCAGAGAGGTGATATGGGCAATTTCCTCATGATCGTTTCCAGTAAGCACCAGATCATCAACATACACAAGAATAATGGTAATGTTAGGTCCATTATGATGTAAAAATAGAGAGTGATCAACAGAGGATAAAGTGTATTTATGTGAAAGTAAAAATTGAGACAGTTTTGCATACCATTGGCGGCCGGCCTGGCGAAGGCCATAGAGTGATCTTTGTAATTTGCAAACATGTTGAGGAGATGGGAGTTTGAGGCCTGGCGGTGGTTGCATGTAGACTTCCTCGAGGAGGTCCCCATGGAGAAAAGTGTTATTCACATCAAGTTGTTTAAGAATCCAGTTTTGAGAAGTGGCAACAGCAAGTAAAAGTCTTAAAGTGGTTAGTTTTGCTACAGGAGCAAAAGTATCTAAAAAATCAAGACCTTCTAATTGTGTGTAGCCTTTTGCTACCAACCGTGCTTTATGGCGATCAATGGTTCCATCAGCTTTGTGTTTTACCTTAAAAACCCATTTGCAGCCAATGGTTTTCTTACCTGGAGGAAGAATAGTGATCTGCCATGTGTTGTTAGCATTAAGAGCATTAAGCTCTTCGAGCATTGCTTGTTTCCAACAATGATACTTAGAAGCCTCAGTGTAAGTGCTTGGTTCAGTGTTAGAAGATATAgataaaatagtctttttgaaAGAAGGTGAGAGAGCAGTGTAGGAAAGAAATTTATGAATGGGATACCGATTACTTACAGTGTTTGCAGCAGGTAAGCAAGTCTGGAAGTCCTCTAAGTAGGTAGGGGGTCGTCTTTGTCTGCTGGAGCGTCTAGTTGGAATAATGTTGTCGTCATTGTGAGTGATTGGAGGCTCGTGCTCATGATTGTGACAGTtat encodes:
- the LOC137808012 gene encoding LRR receptor kinase SERK2-like; the encoded protein is MNFLHLLLLCLLVALSSSHLVRGNAELRALMDLKKSLDPEDTLLGSWTSDGDPCSGSFLGVACNQHNKVANISLPGRGLSGRVSPAVAELRCLSGLYLQFNRLSGDIPREIANLKELLDLYLNVNYLSGTIPPDIGNMTSLQVLQLGYNQLEGKIPKELGSLKQLNAMSLQHNKLTGQIPLTLGSLEKLKMLYLSSNNFNGIIPATLADIANLEVLDIQNNSLSGTVPSALKRLGEGFKGENNPDLCAVGFSTLKACNSDKILGIGQISSPNISLNNNPSVTLTNPANTHSQSNQIHCSKSRGFLHLVIAASVTTTIITFLSSGIFIFVRYRRQRERVRNTSDCSESQLSPYLPKDFYRSSSPLVNLENYYNGMDSPADGQNANGLSLEYLHRFRFNIDEIESATQHLSEANLLGKSKLSAVYKGVHRDGSLVAIRSISVTCCKTEEDEFLKGLILLTTLRHENIVKMKGFCYSRSRGEWYFVYDFATRGNLSQYLDKEDGSDSVLEWSKRVSIIRGIAKGIGYLHSNEASKPTIVHQNVSVEKVILDNEFNPLIMDAGLPKLLADDVVFSALKASAAMGYLAPEYITTGCFTEKSDIYAFGVIVLQLLSGKALIGGSIRAAVEAFKFEDFVDTNLKGDYSKSEAAILSKLAIGCTHELPEQRPTMVEVIEELTMLFVHSS